A genomic window from Abyssisolibacter fermentans includes:
- a CDS encoding KTSC domain-containing protein: protein MNNVEMIPVSSSNVDSVGYDETNQIAYVRFLNGTLYIYKGVPQFEYEGLLNAPSVGSYLHRNFKNVYPYERIE, encoded by the coding sequence ATGAATAATGTAGAAATGATACCAGTTAGTTCTTCTAATGTAGACAGTGTAGGTTATGACGAAACAAATCAAATAGCATATGTTAGGTTTTTAAATGGAACACTATATATTTATAAAGGAGTTCCACAATTTGAGTACGAAGGTCTATTAAATGCCCCTTCTGTTGGTTCATATTTACATAGAAATTTTAAAAATGTATATCCATATGAGAGAATTGAGTAA
- a CDS encoding ATP-binding protein, which translates to MKNIQTEIGEIVSVSGNMITVQLSDNIKSNMPVIDGIVYRIGQIGSFLKVSLGYVNLYGVVTQVGAAAIPENIKEIIAQDFSKANNRQWINMVFVGEQIGKKFERGVSQFPTTGDKVHLVTIKDLEAIYGGYDDNNSIEVGNMSISESLNAKIDLNKLVSRHCAILGSTGSGKSNSVGVILNAIANKDFKSSRILVIDPHGEYNSVLKDKSNVYRIRANTSNNEKELYIPFWALPFNELMSIFSGNLSDQNQEYFRRKIVEAKLKAIEKNSNIKIEKELVTADTPLPFSLKKLWFDLEDFERQTYNERGKPQTITKKIVQGDPEKLISNEYEPASAGGGKPYLNNKAKGLLNFLDSIRLKLKDSTYNFLFKPGEFLPDLDGKVKKDLSNLLFEWLGSDKSITILDLSGIPSEIMTSISGTLLKIIYDTLFWGQNLSIGGKEQPLLIVLEEAHNYLRDGDKSISSRAVQSIAKEGRKYGVGLALVTQRPSELDETVLSQCGTIIALRMNNSKDRGHIRAAIQDELQTMIDLLPSLRTGEGIISGEGVKIPSRVQFYKLSNAPKSSDPKVSEKWMQEKNAKIDDYNKLLFLWRNQKLKEEISNE; encoded by the coding sequence ATGAAAAATATACAGACTGAAATAGGCGAAATTGTTAGTGTAAGCGGTAACATGATTACAGTTCAATTATCTGATAATATAAAATCAAATATGCCTGTTATAGATGGGATAGTGTATCGTATTGGACAAATAGGATCATTTTTAAAAGTATCACTTGGATATGTAAATCTTTATGGAGTTGTAACACAAGTTGGTGCAGCAGCTATACCAGAAAATATTAAGGAAATAATTGCTCAAGATTTTTCAAAAGCAAATAATAGACAGTGGATAAATATGGTGTTTGTAGGTGAACAAATAGGTAAAAAATTTGAGCGAGGGGTCTCACAATTTCCTACAACTGGAGATAAAGTTCATTTAGTAACAATAAAAGATTTAGAAGCTATTTATGGTGGATATGATGATAATAATTCAATAGAAGTAGGCAATATGAGCATATCAGAGAGCTTAAATGCAAAAATTGATCTTAATAAATTGGTTTCAAGACACTGTGCAATTCTTGGTTCAACAGGTAGTGGTAAATCAAATTCGGTGGGTGTTATTTTAAATGCAATTGCAAATAAAGATTTTAAAAGTTCAAGAATTCTTGTTATTGATCCTCATGGTGAATATAATAGTGTATTAAAAGATAAAAGTAATGTATACAGAATTAGAGCAAATACTTCAAATAATGAAAAAGAATTGTATATTCCATTTTGGGCATTGCCATTTAATGAATTGATGAGTATTTTCTCAGGTAATTTGTCTGACCAAAATCAAGAGTATTTTAGAAGAAAAATTGTTGAAGCAAAGTTAAAAGCTATTGAAAAAAATAGTAATATTAAGATTGAAAAAGAACTAGTTACAGCAGATACACCACTTCCTTTTAGTTTAAAGAAATTATGGTTTGATTTAGAAGATTTTGAAAGACAGACTTATAATGAAAGAGGAAAGCCCCAAACTATAACTAAAAAAATAGTCCAAGGAGATCCAGAAAAGTTAATATCTAATGAATATGAACCTGCAAGTGCTGGAGGAGGCAAACCATATTTAAATAATAAAGCAAAGGGATTACTTAATTTTCTTGATAGTATTAGATTAAAACTCAAAGATTCAACATATAATTTTTTATTTAAGCCAGGCGAGTTTTTACCAGATTTAGATGGTAAAGTAAAAAAAGATTTAAGCAATTTATTATTTGAATGGTTAGGTAGTGATAAATCCATTACAATCCTTGATTTATCTGGTATCCCAAGTGAAATAATGACTTCTATATCAGGAACACTATTGAAAATTATTTATGACACATTATTTTGGGGTCAAAACCTTTCAATAGGTGGGAAAGAACAACCTTTATTAATCGTTTTAGAAGAAGCCCACAATTATTTACGAGATGGAGATAAATCTATATCATCAAGAGCAGTACAATCTATTGCTAAAGAAGGTAGAAAATATGGAGTAGGACTAGCTTTAGTAACACAAAGACCATCAGAATTAGATGAAACAGTATTAAGTCAATGTGGTACAATAATAGCATTAAGAATGAATAATTCAAAAGACAGAGGACATATTCGTGCAGCAATTCAAGATGAGCTTCAAACAATGATAGATTTATTACCAAGTCTAAGAACTGGAGAAGGAATTATATCAGGCGAAGGTGTAAAAATTCCTTCAAGAGTTCAGTTTTATAAACTTTCAAATGCCCCTAAAAGTTCAGATCCAAAAGTTTCTGAAAAATGGATGCAAGAGAAAAATGCTAAGATTGATGATTATAATAAACTATTATTTCTTTGGAGAAATCAAAAATTAAAGGAGGAAATAAGCAATGAATAA